A portion of the Brachionichthys hirsutus isolate HB-005 chromosome 6, CSIRO-AGI_Bhir_v1, whole genome shotgun sequence genome contains these proteins:
- the smim19 gene encoding small integral membrane protein 19 — MGAHGVLGNEPESIDYSVHEAWNEATNVYLLVILVSFGLLMYARKNKRKIMRIFALPPNAGSSPEPNFYDSLQKVRLRQQLEMYSLSRKYDLQQNQTESVQLSME, encoded by the exons ATGGGGGCTCATGGGGTTTTGGGCAACGAGCCCGAGTCTATTGACTACTCGGTGCACGAAGCCTGGAACGAGGCCACAAACGTCTACCTTCTGGTTATCCTGGTGAGCTTCGGGTTGCTGATGTACGCACGAAA GAACAAGAGGAAGATCATGCGCATCTTCGCCCTGCCTCCGAATGCCGGCAGCAGCCCGGAGCCCAACTTTTACGACAGCCTGCAGAAGGTCCGCCTgcggcagcagctggagatgtACTCTCTGT CTAGAAAATATGATCTGCAGCAGAACCAGACAGAAAGTGTGCAGCTCTCCATGGAATGA